One region of Clostridiales bacterium genomic DNA includes:
- a CDS encoding competence/damage-inducible protein A encodes MNAELIAVGTELLLGDTINTDAAAVARLLSELGINVYWQTVVGDNRARLEQAVQLARTRADLIITTGGLGPTCDDLTKEVVAGAFGIPLELNKAEEERLRGLYRERHTYMTENHLQQVMLPRGCTVLQNDWGTAPACAFEADGCLVIMLPGPPLECEPLLRYRVRPLLAARGDGIIVSHSVKIFGIGEGTMEYQLRDLMNEMQNPTLAPYAKEGECLVRVTAKAATEAEAETMIAPCLARVQRELGAFAYGVDTPNIETCAAELLLAQHKTIAVADSCTGGLLGDLLTNVPGASAVFAGGIIAYNDETKTRLLGVDPALIARCGAVSPEVAAAMAEHVRAAFGTDLGLSITGLAGPDGDGVHTVGTLFVALATPDGTFHRTLHKDKWGRVRIKHAAANHAFDMLRRYLTGLPVEMEENR; translated from the coding sequence ATGAATGCAGAACTCATTGCCGTCGGCACCGAACTGCTCCTCGGCGACACCATCAATACCGACGCGGCCGCGGTCGCGCGCCTGCTCTCGGAGCTGGGCATCAACGTCTACTGGCAGACCGTCGTCGGCGATAACCGCGCGCGGCTCGAGCAGGCGGTGCAGCTTGCCCGCACGCGCGCCGACCTCATCATCACGACCGGCGGCCTCGGCCCGACGTGCGACGACCTGACCAAGGAGGTCGTGGCCGGCGCGTTCGGTATCCCGCTTGAACTCAACAAGGCCGAGGAGGAGCGCCTGCGCGGCCTGTACCGCGAGCGTCACACCTACATGACGGAAAATCACCTGCAGCAGGTCATGCTGCCGCGCGGCTGCACCGTGCTGCAAAACGACTGGGGCACAGCCCCGGCCTGCGCGTTTGAGGCCGACGGCTGTCTCGTCATCATGCTGCCCGGCCCGCCGCTGGAGTGTGAGCCGCTGCTGCGCTACCGCGTGCGCCCGCTGCTCGCCGCGCGCGGGGACGGCATCATTGTCTCGCACAGCGTCAAGATCTTCGGCATCGGCGAGGGCACGATGGAGTACCAGCTGCGCGATCTCATGAACGAGATGCAAAATCCGACGCTCGCGCCCTATGCCAAGGAGGGCGAGTGCCTCGTGCGCGTCACGGCCAAGGCCGCCACGGAGGCCGAGGCCGAGACCATGATCGCCCCGTGCCTCGCGCGCGTGCAGCGCGAGCTCGGCGCTTTTGCCTACGGCGTCGACACGCCGAATATCGAGACGTGCGCGGCTGAGCTCCTGCTCGCGCAGCACAAGACCATTGCCGTGGCCGACAGCTGCACCGGCGGCCTGCTCGGCGACCTGCTCACGAATGTGCCGGGTGCGTCGGCCGTGTTTGCCGGCGGCATCATCGCCTATAACGACGAGACCAAGACCCGCCTGCTCGGTGTCGACCCCGCGCTCATCGCGCGCTGCGGCGCCGTCAGCCCCGAGGTCGCGGCCGCGATGGCCGAGCATGTGCGCGCCGCTTTCGGCACGGACCTCGGCCTGAGCATCACGGGTCTTGCCGGCCCGGACGGCGACGGTGTGCACACCGTCGGCACGCTCTTCGTGGCCCTCGCCACGCCGGACGGCACGTTCCACCGCACGCTGCACAAGGACAAGTGGGGGCGCGTGCGCATCAAGCACGCGGCGGCCAACCACGCCTTCGACATGCTGCGGCGCTACCTCACCGGTCTGCCGGTGGAGATGGAGGAAAACCGCTGA
- a CDS encoding nucleotide sugar dehydrogenase, whose translation MNITVAGVGYVGLAQAVLLAQHNAVTAVTTTPAKAEQINRGVSPIVDAEITDFLRTKPLTLTATVDAEQAYRTADVVVIATPTDYDPERNLFNTSTVEAVLTLVGRVNPGALVVIKSTVPVGYTERIVGRFCCARLLFSPEFLREGRALYDNLHPSRIVVGRPHGGTATEADARRFASLLQQGAAERDIPTLYPNATEAEAIKLFANTYLAVRVSYFNELDTYCELKGLDTRQVIDGVCLDPRIGAHYNNPSFGYGGYCLPKDTRQLVANFGDIPNRIISAAVTANDERKDHIARQILQRAAGGVVGVYRLTMKADSDNFRESSIRGVIERLRRAGASVVIYEPTLKAAAFDGLPVIASLAEFKRMAAVIVANRTESALDDVPEKVYTRDLYRRD comes from the coding sequence ATGAACATCACCGTAGCCGGTGTGGGCTATGTCGGCCTGGCGCAGGCGGTGCTGCTCGCGCAGCACAACGCCGTCACCGCCGTGACCACGACCCCCGCCAAAGCCGAACAGATCAACCGCGGCGTCTCGCCGATCGTCGACGCCGAGATCACAGACTTCCTGCGCACGAAGCCGCTGACGCTCACGGCGACCGTGGACGCCGAGCAGGCCTACCGCACGGCCGACGTAGTCGTCATTGCCACGCCGACGGACTATGACCCCGAGCGCAACCTCTTCAACACCTCGACCGTCGAGGCAGTGCTCACGCTCGTCGGCCGGGTCAACCCCGGCGCGCTCGTGGTCATCAAGTCCACGGTGCCGGTCGGCTATACGGAGCGCATCGTGGGCAGGTTTTGCTGCGCACGGCTGCTGTTCTCGCCGGAGTTTCTGCGCGAGGGCAGGGCGCTGTATGATAACCTGCACCCGAGCCGCATCGTGGTCGGCCGCCCGCACGGCGGCACGGCGACGGAGGCGGACGCGCGCCGGTTCGCGTCTCTGCTGCAGCAGGGCGCGGCGGAGCGCGACATCCCCACGCTCTACCCGAACGCGACGGAGGCCGAGGCCATCAAGCTCTTTGCCAACACGTACCTCGCCGTGCGCGTGAGCTATTTTAACGAGCTCGACACCTACTGCGAGCTCAAGGGACTCGACACGCGCCAGGTCATCGACGGCGTGTGCCTTGACCCGCGCATCGGCGCACATTACAACAATCCGTCGTTCGGCTACGGCGGCTACTGTCTGCCGAAGGACACGCGCCAGCTGGTGGCGAACTTCGGCGACATTCCGAACCGCATCATCAGCGCCGCCGTCACGGCCAATGACGAGCGCAAGGATCACATCGCCCGTCAGATCCTGCAAAGGGCGGCGGGCGGCGTCGTCGGCGTGTACCGCCTGACGATGAAGGCGGACTCCGACAATTTCCGCGAGTCGAGCATCCGCGGCGTTATCGAGCGGCTGCGCCGCGCGGGCGCGAGCGTCGTCATCTATGAGCCGACGCTCAAGGCGGCCGCCTTCGACGGCCTGCCGGTGATCGCGTCGCTCGCGGAGTTCAAGCGCATGGCGGCCGTGATCGTTGCCAACCGCACCGAGTCCGCGCTCGACGACGTGCCGGAGAAGGTATACACCCGCGACCTGTACCGCAGAGACTGA
- a CDS encoding penicillin-binding transpeptidase domain-containing protein: MEKPIKPGRVTALACILMLLVIVFVVALYKLQIVDGKAYYEENRNSVASSQTVEAARGSILDRYGHVLVSNTSCNNLVFNPDDLFEQDDPNGILLQMARTVAACGDTYVDELPITAEPPFEYTDMNDTQRTQLKGFLKYAGLDEEATAVELMSYCREKFEINNNYSAADMRIIAGLRYSIKTRYIDKLYLPDYVFVQGASMELITSLKENNVPGFEVTVSYTRQYHTNLAAHLLGYTGKMNAEEYTTYKTQGYPMSATVGKDGAELAFEKYLHGTNGTAIVTKNASGTVTGTTYTKEPEPGDQVSLTIDLDLQAAAEQSLTRGIENMKSKSTETSDAVGGGALVAVDVATGQPLAIANYPTFDLQTLFQSQESYDAVKDAENEPLFNRALLGQYSPGSTFKPCTAIAGLTEGVITTGTRIQCTGTFRKYEDTGYAPKCWIASSGATHGNDNVTEAIRDSCNIFFYTVGDSLPIDTLARYAAAFGLGEHTGIELPESTGQMATEAVKKKLENTNWYVGDSLQAAIGQSYSLFTPLQLAEYCATIANGGTRHSASILKSVRSYDGSELIYENQAEVLSAVETSDYNWAAVQKGMYLVANDRAGSAYETFGDYGVKVAAKTGTAQLGDNQVNNAIFICYAPYDNPKVAVAVVVEHGSAGASIASIARDFLDAYFTVKTVDTAPESELSLLQ, encoded by the coding sequence ATGGAAAAACCCATCAAACCCGGCCGCGTCACCGCGCTCGCGTGCATCCTTATGCTGCTCGTGATCGTGTTCGTCGTCGCGCTCTATAAGCTGCAGATCGTCGACGGCAAGGCGTATTATGAGGAAAACCGCAACAGCGTCGCCAGCTCCCAGACCGTGGAGGCCGCGCGCGGCAGCATCCTCGACCGCTACGGCCACGTGCTCGTGTCGAACACGAGCTGCAATAACCTCGTCTTCAATCCCGACGACCTCTTCGAGCAGGACGATCCGAACGGCATCCTCCTGCAGATGGCGCGCACCGTCGCCGCCTGCGGCGACACGTATGTCGACGAGCTGCCGATCACGGCCGAGCCCCCGTTCGAGTACACGGACATGAACGACACGCAGCGCACCCAGCTCAAGGGCTTCCTCAAATACGCCGGCCTCGACGAGGAGGCCACGGCCGTGGAGCTCATGAGCTACTGCCGCGAAAAGTTTGAGATCAACAACAACTATTCCGCGGCCGATATGCGCATCATCGCCGGCCTGCGCTACTCGATCAAGACGCGCTATATCGACAAGCTCTACCTGCCGGACTATGTCTTCGTTCAGGGCGCGAGCATGGAGCTCATCACGTCGCTGAAGGAAAATAACGTCCCCGGCTTCGAGGTCACGGTGTCCTATACGCGCCAGTACCACACGAATCTCGCGGCGCACCTGCTCGGCTACACGGGCAAGATGAACGCCGAGGAATACACGACCTATAAGACCCAGGGCTACCCCATGAGCGCGACCGTCGGCAAGGACGGGGCCGAGCTCGCCTTTGAGAAATACCTCCACGGCACGAACGGCACGGCCATCGTGACGAAAAACGCATCCGGCACCGTCACCGGCACGACGTACACCAAAGAGCCGGAGCCGGGCGATCAGGTCAGCCTCACGATCGACCTCGATCTGCAGGCGGCGGCCGAGCAGTCGCTGACCAGAGGCATCGAGAACATGAAGTCCAAGTCGACGGAAACCAGCGATGCCGTCGGCGGCGGCGCGCTCGTGGCGGTCGATGTCGCCACCGGCCAGCCGCTGGCCATCGCCAACTATCCGACGTTCGACCTGCAGACGCTCTTTCAGAGTCAGGAGAGCTACGACGCCGTCAAGGACGCCGAGAACGAGCCGCTGTTCAACCGTGCGCTGCTCGGCCAGTATTCTCCCGGCTCGACGTTCAAGCCCTGCACGGCCATCGCCGGCCTGACCGAGGGTGTCATCACCACCGGCACGCGCATCCAGTGCACCGGCACGTTCCGCAAGTATGAGGACACCGGCTACGCCCCCAAGTGCTGGATCGCCTCGTCCGGCGCGACGCACGGCAATGACAATGTCACCGAGGCCATCCGCGACTCGTGCAACATCTTCTTCTACACCGTCGGCGACAGTCTGCCGATCGACACGCTCGCGCGCTATGCCGCGGCCTTCGGTCTCGGCGAGCACACCGGCATCGAGCTGCCGGAGAGCACCGGCCAGATGGCCACGGAGGCCGTGAAGAAAAAGCTCGAGAACACGAACTGGTACGTCGGCGACTCGCTGCAGGCGGCCATCGGCCAGTCGTACAGCCTGTTCACGCCGCTGCAGTTGGCGGAGTACTGCGCCACGATCGCAAACGGCGGCACGCGCCACAGCGCGTCCATCCTGAAGTCCGTGCGCAGCTACGACGGCAGCGAGCTCATTTACGAAAATCAGGCCGAGGTGCTCAGCGCCGTCGAGACCAGCGACTATAACTGGGCCGCTGTGCAAAAGGGCATGTACCTCGTCGCCAATGACCGCGCCGGCAGCGCGTATGAGACCTTCGGCGACTACGGCGTGAAGGTCGCCGCCAAGACCGGCACCGCCCAGCTCGGCGACAACCAGGTCAACAACGCCATTTTCATCTGCTACGCACCGTATGACAATCCCAAGGTCGCCGTGGCGGTCGTCGTGGAGCACGGCAGCGCCGGCGCTTCCATCGCGTCCATCGCGCGCGATTTTCTCGACGCATATTTCACCGTCAAGACCGTCGACACCGCCCCCGAGAGCGAGCTCTCGCTGCTGCAGTGA
- the thiI gene encoding tRNA 4-thiouridine(8) synthase ThiI — MKDLLLCKPGEIFLKGLNKHYFEERLVANVKRRLKPIGHFRVTYLQSALYIEAADDAADLDAAYDAVRKVFGIATITRAAACEKDKDAITALAKSYLHDAMTAAHSFKVETKRSDKRFPMTSIELSQYVGGELAEAFPNTAVDVHDPELTVRLEVREQAAYVHAQAVEAAGGMPVGCNGAAVTLLSGGIDSPVSSYMIAKRGVRLVPVHFFSFPYTSELAKEKVLSLAKELTAYTGRMTLQIVPFTHIQEEIRRACPEEYFTLIMRRFMMRIAEDIAAHNECKAIVTGENLGQVASQTMEAMACTQDVTHLPVLQPLIGMDKRDIVKIAREIGTFDTSILPYEDCCTVFTPRHPKTRPTVAEVAEAESALDIDALVHEAVDGIERIRIDL, encoded by the coding sequence ATGAAGGATCTGCTGCTCTGTAAGCCCGGGGAGATCTTCCTCAAGGGGCTCAACAAGCACTATTTTGAAGAGAGGCTGGTCGCAAACGTCAAGCGCCGGCTCAAACCCATCGGCCACTTCCGCGTGACGTATCTGCAGTCGGCGCTGTACATCGAGGCCGCCGACGACGCGGCTGACCTCGACGCGGCGTATGACGCCGTGCGCAAGGTATTCGGCATTGCAACGATCACGCGCGCGGCCGCCTGCGAGAAGGACAAGGACGCCATCACGGCGCTTGCCAAGTCGTACCTGCACGACGCGATGACGGCGGCGCACAGCTTCAAGGTGGAGACCAAGCGCTCGGACAAGCGCTTTCCCATGACGAGCATCGAGCTGTCGCAGTATGTCGGCGGCGAGCTCGCCGAGGCGTTTCCCAATACGGCCGTCGACGTGCACGACCCGGAGCTGACCGTGCGCCTTGAGGTGCGCGAGCAGGCGGCGTATGTCCACGCGCAGGCCGTCGAGGCGGCGGGCGGCATGCCCGTCGGCTGCAACGGCGCGGCCGTGACGCTGCTGTCCGGCGGCATCGACAGCCCCGTGTCCTCGTACATGATCGCAAAGCGCGGCGTGCGCCTCGTCCCCGTGCACTTTTTCTCCTTCCCGTACACGTCGGAGCTCGCCAAGGAGAAGGTCCTCTCGCTGGCCAAAGAGCTCACGGCCTACACCGGCCGCATGACGCTGCAGATTGTGCCCTTCACGCACATCCAGGAGGAGATCCGCCGCGCCTGCCCGGAGGAATACTTCACGCTCATCATGCGCCGGTTCATGATGCGCATCGCCGAGGACATCGCCGCGCACAACGAGTGCAAGGCCATCGTCACCGGTGAAAATCTCGGCCAGGTCGCCAGCCAGACCATGGAGGCCATGGCCTGCACGCAGGACGTGACGCACTTGCCCGTGCTCCAGCCGCTCATCGGCATGGACAAGCGCGATATCGTGAAGATCGCGCGCGAGATCGGCACATTTGACACATCCATCCTCCCGTATGAGGATTGCTGCACGGTCTTCACCCCGCGCCACCCCAAGACCCGCCCGACCGTGGCGGAGGTCGCGGAGGCGGAGTCCGCGCTCGACATCGACGCGCTCGTGCACGAGGCAGTGGACGGAATTGAAAGGATCCGGATCGATTTATGA
- a CDS encoding YifB family Mg chelatase-like AAA ATPase, producing the protein MLSKIQSLGCRGVTGYAVSVECHVSNGLPGFDIVGLPDAAVKEARERVRSAIKTNGMKFPVSRLTVNLAPADTRKAGTLYDLPVLLGILCATGEIRQPPATAAFLGEVSLAGDIRPVTGALTMALAAEQIGLKELYVPAGNAAEAAFADRVTVYPVENIAQLVHHLRGDRRIAPKTAPRLETEPRFPVDFAEVKAQENVKRALEVAAAGGHNILLIGPPGAGKSMLAKRLPTILPAMNRAEMIETTQVYSVLGLTTPDDPVVRTRPFRAPHHTVSNVAMSGGGSALQPGEMSLADNGVLFLDELPEFSPAVLETMRQPLEDGSITISRANGSVTYPSRFMLVCAMNPCKCGWYGHPSGRCRCSPRDVRRYHARVSGPLLDRIDIIVEVPALEFDELTEPSAGEPSRAIRARVNAARAVQRARYGDDTTTTNAHMGPRALAEFCALSPECEQLMHQAFDSMALTARSYDRILRVARTIADLDGAQTIGLAHLAEAIQYRTYDFSVAEP; encoded by the coding sequence TTGCTGTCCAAAATCCAGTCCCTCGGCTGCCGGGGCGTGACCGGCTACGCGGTCAGCGTAGAGTGCCACGTGTCCAACGGCCTGCCGGGGTTTGATATCGTCGGCCTGCCGGATGCGGCCGTCAAGGAGGCGCGCGAGCGCGTGCGCAGTGCCATCAAGACCAACGGCATGAAGTTCCCGGTCAGCCGCCTGACGGTGAACCTCGCCCCGGCGGACACGCGCAAGGCCGGCACGCTCTATGACCTGCCGGTGCTGCTGGGCATCCTGTGCGCCACGGGGGAGATCCGCCAGCCGCCGGCCACGGCGGCGTTTCTCGGCGAGGTCAGCCTCGCGGGAGACATCCGCCCCGTCACCGGCGCGCTCACGATGGCGCTCGCGGCCGAGCAGATCGGCCTCAAGGAGCTCTACGTCCCGGCGGGCAACGCGGCCGAGGCCGCTTTTGCCGACCGCGTGACCGTCTACCCGGTCGAGAACATCGCCCAACTCGTGCACCATCTGCGCGGGGACAGGCGCATCGCGCCAAAGACAGCGCCGCGGCTCGAGACCGAGCCGCGCTTCCCGGTCGATTTTGCCGAGGTCAAGGCGCAGGAGAACGTCAAGCGCGCGCTCGAGGTGGCCGCCGCCGGCGGGCACAACATCCTGCTCATCGGCCCGCCGGGCGCGGGCAAGTCCATGCTCGCCAAGCGCCTGCCGACCATTCTGCCCGCGATGAACCGCGCCGAAATGATCGAGACCACGCAGGTCTATTCCGTCCTCGGCCTCACGACGCCGGATGACCCCGTCGTGCGTACCCGGCCGTTTCGCGCGCCGCACCACACGGTGTCGAACGTCGCCATGTCCGGCGGCGGCAGCGCGCTGCAGCCGGGCGAGATGAGTCTGGCGGACAACGGCGTGCTCTTTCTCGACGAGCTGCCGGAGTTTTCGCCCGCCGTGCTCGAGACGATGCGCCAGCCGCTCGAGGACGGCAGCATCACCATCTCGCGCGCGAACGGCTCCGTGACGTATCCGAGCCGCTTCATGCTCGTGTGCGCCATGAACCCCTGCAAGTGCGGCTGGTATGGGCATCCTTCTGGCCGCTGCCGCTGCTCGCCGCGCGACGTGCGCCGTTACCATGCGCGCGTGTCCGGCCCGCTGCTCGACCGCATCGACATCATTGTCGAGGTCCCGGCGCTGGAGTTTGACGAGCTCACCGAGCCGTCGGCCGGAGAGCCGTCGCGCGCCATCCGCGCGCGCGTCAACGCCGCCCGCGCCGTGCAGCGCGCCCGCTACGGGGACGACACCACCACGACGAACGCCCACATGGGCCCGCGTGCGCTCGCGGAGTTCTGCGCGCTCTCGCCCGAGTGCGAGCAGCTCATGCACCAGGCGTTTGACAGCATGGCCCTCACCGCCCGCAGCTATGACCGCATCCTGCGCGTCGCGCGCACGATCGCCGATCTCGACGGGGCGCAGACCATCGGCCTTGCGCACCTGGCCGAGGCCATCCAGTACCGCACGTATGACTTTTCCGTCGCCGAGCCGTGA
- the hisS gene encoding histidine--tRNA ligase, translated as MDKIKPRTLSGFMELPPDKQVQMDKMRAVLAETYARYGFTPLDTPAIEAAEVLLAKGGGETEKQIYRFTKGDSDLALRFDLTVPLAKYVAANYGQLTFPFRRYQIGKVWRGERAQRGRFREFYQADIDIIGDGALDILNEAEIPAIIYDTFTRLGLHRFRIRVNNRKVLNGFFAILGLSEQAGDVLRTIDKLDKIGADKVRELLTDTCGVTGENADEILRFIACPGTSADKLAFLEQYRGRNETFDTGLDELRTVVGYLPAFGVPEENFELDLTIARGLDYYTGTVYETVLLDHPEVGSICSGGRYDDLAGYYTNKSLPGVGISIGLTRLFYILQEQNMISDAVLTAPADVLILPMTDDLSAAVALASELRAGGLRVQIYSEKKKFKAKIGYADKLGIPFVIFLGEDEVAQHVCALKNMATGVQEAVTQETALETIRAEIARRSAGAILREP; from the coding sequence ATGGACAAGATCAAACCCCGCACCCTGTCCGGCTTCATGGAGCTGCCGCCGGACAAGCAGGTGCAGATGGACAAAATGCGCGCCGTTCTGGCCGAGACCTACGCCCGCTACGGCTTCACCCCGCTCGACACGCCCGCCATCGAGGCGGCCGAGGTGCTGCTGGCCAAGGGCGGCGGCGAGACGGAAAAGCAGATCTACCGTTTCACGAAGGGCGACAGCGACCTCGCCCTGCGTTTTGACCTCACGGTGCCGCTGGCGAAGTACGTCGCGGCCAATTACGGCCAGCTCACGTTCCCGTTCCGCCGCTATCAGATCGGCAAGGTCTGGCGCGGCGAGCGCGCGCAGCGCGGCCGCTTCCGCGAGTTTTATCAGGCGGATATCGACATCATCGGCGACGGTGCGCTCGATATTTTGAACGAGGCCGAGATCCCGGCCATCATCTACGACACATTCACGCGCCTGGGCCTGCACCGCTTTCGCATCCGCGTGAACAACCGCAAGGTGCTCAACGGCTTTTTCGCCATCCTCGGCCTGAGCGAGCAGGCGGGCGATGTGCTGCGCACCATCGACAAGCTCGACAAGATCGGCGCGGACAAGGTGCGCGAGCTGCTCACCGACACCTGCGGCGTCACGGGCGAAAACGCGGACGAGATCCTGCGCTTCATCGCCTGCCCGGGCACGAGCGCGGACAAGCTCGCCTTTCTCGAGCAGTACCGCGGCCGGAACGAGACATTCGATACCGGCCTCGACGAGCTGCGCACCGTCGTGGGCTACCTGCCCGCGTTCGGCGTCCCGGAGGAGAACTTCGAGCTCGACCTCACGATCGCGCGCGGCCTCGATTACTACACCGGCACGGTGTACGAGACCGTTCTGCTCGACCATCCCGAGGTCGGCAGCATCTGCTCCGGCGGGCGCTACGACGACCTCGCGGGGTACTATACGAACAAGTCCCTGCCCGGCGTCGGCATCTCCATCGGCCTGACGCGCCTGTTTTACATCCTGCAGGAGCAGAACATGATCTCCGACGCCGTGCTCACCGCGCCGGCGGATGTGCTCATCCTGCCGATGACGGACGACCTGTCCGCGGCCGTGGCGCTGGCGTCCGAACTGCGCGCCGGCGGCCTTCGCGTGCAGATCTACAGCGAGAAGAAGAAGTTCAAGGCCAAGATCGGCTATGCCGACAAGCTCGGCATCCCGTTTGTGATCTTCCTCGGTGAGGATGAGGTCGCGCAGCACGTTTGCGCGCTCAAGAACATGGCCACCGGCGTGCAGGAGGCCGTGACGCAGGAGACTGCGCTCGAGACCATCCGCGCGGAGATCGCCCGCCGCAGCGCCGGCGCAATTTTGCGCGAGCCGTGA
- a CDS encoding methylglyoxal synthase, which yields MNIALIADDGKKELMVQFCIAYCGILAKHDLSSTFTTGRLISEATGLKVRTYLHSAQGCQQLDARISYNEIDLVLFFCDAESGHFDEVNRMARLCDQRQIPFASNVATAEVLILGLSRGDLDWRDIVNPKKKL from the coding sequence ATGAACATTGCACTCATCGCTGACGACGGCAAGAAGGAACTCATGGTCCAGTTCTGCATCGCATACTGCGGCATTTTGGCCAAGCACGACCTGAGCTCGACGTTTACGACTGGGCGGCTCATCTCCGAAGCCACCGGCCTGAAGGTCCGCACCTACCTGCACTCGGCGCAGGGCTGCCAGCAGCTCGACGCGCGCATCAGCTATAACGAGATCGACCTCGTGCTGTTTTTCTGCGACGCCGAGAGCGGCCATTTTGACGAGGTCAACCGCATGGCGCGCCTGTGCGACCAGCGGCAGATCCCGTTTGCCAGCAACGTGGCCACGGCCGAGGTGCTCATTCTGGGCCTGAGCCGCGGCGACCTCGACTGGCGCGACATCGTCAACCCGAAAAAGAAATTGTAA
- the aspS gene encoding aspartate--tRNA ligase, whose product MFQSRTHTCNELRLENAGEQVRIVGWMENVREVGQNFAFVVVRDFYGTTQVVIETEDMMKVVKSLNKESTIAVEGTVRERASKNPKLPTGDIEVVPTKIEALGRCRYNELPFEINRSRDADEALRLKYRYLDLRNPAVKKNIILRCQVVAALRAAMTEHGFLEITTPILTASSPEGARDYLVPARKHPGKFYALPQAPQQFKQLLMTAGFDRYFQIAPCFRDEDARGDRSPGEFYQLDMEMAFATQDDVFAVLEDVLPPIFAKYGKYDIASEAPFRRISYRDAMETYGSDKPDLRIDLTVQDMTALVAGSEFAPFAAGNTVKAVVVPDCAMARKAIDKLCADVEVQAGSKPYWFKVDEQGSFAGGIAKFLTDKTAEITAALGLKPGCFVGVTAGKKTAAQKAAGVLRTKLGTAVPGHMDTERYEFCWIVDFPMYEIGEESGELEFCHNPFSMPNGGLEILEKAERGEVDPLDIYAYQYDLVCNGVELSSGAVRNHDPEIMVKAFELVRLGEDDVKAKFPAMYNAFCYGAPPHAGIAPGVDRMVMLLAGEDCIREIIPFPMNKNAQDVMMGAPGTVEPHQLEELHIAVVGDTEPDTEA is encoded by the coding sequence ATGTTTCAGTCCCGCACACACACTTGCAACGAGCTGCGGCTCGAAAACGCCGGCGAGCAGGTCCGCATCGTCGGCTGGATGGAAAATGTCCGCGAGGTCGGGCAGAATTTTGCCTTCGTCGTCGTCCGCGATTTTTACGGCACGACCCAGGTCGTCATTGAGACCGAGGACATGATGAAGGTCGTCAAGTCGCTCAACAAGGAGTCCACCATCGCCGTGGAGGGCACCGTGCGCGAGCGCGCGAGCAAAAACCCCAAGCTGCCCACCGGCGACATTGAGGTCGTGCCCACGAAGATCGAGGCGCTCGGCCGCTGCCGCTACAACGAGCTGCCGTTCGAGATCAACCGCAGCCGCGACGCCGACGAGGCGCTGCGCCTGAAGTACCGCTATCTCGACCTGCGCAACCCCGCCGTGAAGAAAAACATCATCCTCCGCTGCCAGGTGGTGGCCGCGCTGCGCGCCGCCATGACCGAGCACGGCTTCCTCGAGATCACGACGCCCATCCTCACGGCCTCCAGCCCCGAGGGCGCGCGCGACTATCTCGTGCCCGCGCGCAAGCACCCCGGCAAGTTCTACGCGCTGCCGCAGGCGCCGCAGCAGTTCAAGCAGCTGCTCATGACGGCGGGCTTTGACCGCTATTTCCAGATCGCCCCGTGCTTCCGCGACGAGGACGCCCGCGGCGACCGCAGCCCCGGCGAATTCTATCAGCTCGACATGGAGATGGCCTTCGCCACGCAGGACGACGTCTTTGCCGTGCTCGAGGACGTGCTCCCGCCGATCTTCGCCAAGTACGGCAAGTATGACATTGCGTCCGAGGCGCCCTTCCGCCGCATCTCCTATCGTGATGCGATGGAGACCTACGGCTCTGATAAGCCCGACCTGCGCATCGACCTCACCGTGCAGGACATGACGGCGCTCGTCGCCGGCAGCGAGTTTGCGCCCTTTGCCGCGGGCAACACGGTCAAGGCCGTCGTCGTGCCCGACTGCGCCATGGCGCGCAAGGCCATTGACAAGCTCTGCGCCGACGTGGAGGTACAGGCCGGCAGCAAGCCTTACTGGTTCAAGGTTGACGAGCAGGGCAGCTTCGCCGGCGGCATCGCCAAATTCCTCACGGACAAGACGGCGGAGATCACCGCGGCCCTCGGCCTGAAGCCGGGCTGCTTCGTCGGCGTGACGGCCGGCAAAAAGACCGCCGCGCAGAAGGCGGCGGGCGTGCTGCGCACAAAGCTCGGCACGGCCGTGCCGGGCCACATGGACACCGAGCGGTACGAATTTTGCTGGATCGTCGACTTCCCGATGTACGAGATCGGCGAGGAATCCGGCGAGCTGGAGTTCTGCCACAACCCGTTCTCGATGCCGAACGGCGGCCTCGAGATCCTCGAAAAGGCCGAGCGCGGCGAGGTCGATCCGCTCGACATCTACGCCTACCAGTACGACCTCGTGTGCAACGGCGTCGAGCTCAGCTCCGGCGCGGTGCGCAATCACGACCCCGAGATCATGGTCAAGGCGTTCGAGCTCGTGCGCCTCGGCGAGGACGATGTCAAGGCCAAGTTCCCGGCCATGTACAACGCCTTCTGCTACGGTGCGCCCCCGCACGCCGGCATCGCCCCGGGCGTGGACCGCATGGTCATGCTCCTTGCGGGCGAGGACTGCATCCGCGAGATCATTCCGTTCCCGATGAACAAGAACGCGCAGGACGTCATGATGGGCGCGCCCGGCACCGTCGAGCCGCACCAGCTTGAGGAGCTGCACATCGCCGTCGTCGGCGACACGGAGCCCGATACCGAAGCGTGA